In Clarias gariepinus isolate MV-2021 ecotype Netherlands chromosome 1, CGAR_prim_01v2, whole genome shotgun sequence, one DNA window encodes the following:
- the LOC128523703 gene encoding uncharacterized protein LOC128523703, whose amino-acid sequence MTTEPEQEYATTPRPHDILRQQLMQRLLTKLQSAINQQPLNMDYLEFLTRHELIIYESFSDQIGGLSEITEALQNLYHLVLCEINASSGPIVEHQTEVGPGSGHPKIVIEREKLKNLLDMHLPVPCIAKCLGVSERTVYRRMQEFDLSVRGSYSTITDQELDNIILSIKSQMPNAGYRMVKGHLVTMGLRVQWWRMMASMHRVDAAGIFSRLSELGCIVRRSYSVRGPLSLVHIDTNHKLIRYNIVVFSGVDGYSRKILYLDAATNNKAETAFSFFLRSTQLHGLPSRVRGDQGVENLDIAQFMFTTRGTGKASFISGKSVHNQRQILTHLLEDGIIILYERREVSLQSSCGVWDIYKIWMRERALRNFKTPVLTGRVLYCKKSLTAQLWFLKLSAHWISKPCKNFRELSILWNHISHIGGTCTYDFCTTCQTNDDILN is encoded by the exons ATGACGACTGAACCCGAACAGGAGTATGCAACAACACCAAGGCCGCAT GACATTTTGAGACAGCAGTTAATGCAGAGGCTTCTTACCAAACTGCAATCTGCAATTAACCAACAGCC actaaatATGGATTATTTGGAGTTTCTGACTCGTCACGAGCTTATTATTTATGAATCGTTCTCTGATCAGATAGGTGGTCTGTCAGAGATTACAGAAGCACTTCAAAATCTATATCATTTGGTCCTGTGTGAAATTAATGCCAGCTCTGGACCCATTGTAGAACACCAAACAGAAGTTGGTCCTGGTTCTGGTCATCCCAAAattgtgatagagagagagaaactgaagAATTTGTTGGACATGCATCTGCCAGTCCCCTGCATTGCTAAATGTCTAGGTGTTTCAGAAAGAACAGTTTACAGGAGGATGCAAGAATTTGACTTGTCTGTGAGAGGATCATACAGCACAATCACTGACCAAGAGCTAGACAACATCATACTCTCTATCAAAAGTCAGATGCCAAATGCTGGTTATCGAATGGTTAAAGGACATTTGGTTACAATGGGTCTCCGTGTTCAGTGGTGGAGAATGATGGCCTCAATGCACAGAGTTGATGCTGCTGGCATCTTCTCACGTTTGTCCGAATTAGGTTGTATTGTACGGAGAAGTTATTCTGTGCGAGGCCCTCTCTCCCTGGTCCACATCGACACAAACCACAAACTAATAAG GTACAACATTGTGGTTTTCAGTGGTGTGGATGGCTACTCAAGGAAG ATCTTGTACTTGGATGCTGCAACAAACAACAAAGcagaaacagcattttcatTCTTCCTGAGATCAACTCAGCTGCATGGCTTACCATCAAG ggtTAGGGGAGATCAAGGAGTTGAAAATCTGGACATTGCACAATTCATGTTTACTACAAGGGGAACAGGAAAAGCGAGCTTCATCTCTGGAAAGAGTGTCCATAATCAGAG GCAGATTTTGACACATTTGTTGGAGGATGGAATAATCATCCTCTACGAACGGAGGGAGGTCTCACTCCAGAGCAGCTGTGGTGTATGGGACATCTACAAGATCTGGATGAGGGAGAGAGCCTTGAG GAACTTCAAGACCCCGGTATTGACTGGGAGAGTGCTGTACTGCAAGAAGTCTCTAACGGCACAGTTGTGGTTCCTGAAATTGAGTGCCCACTGGATAAGCAAACCCTGCAAGAACTTCAGAGAACTGTCAATCCTCTGGAACCATATCAGTCACATCGGCGGGACTTGTACATACGATTTCTGCACAACGTGTCAAACTAATGATgacattttaaattga
- the LOC128523934 gene encoding uncharacterized protein LOC128523934 isoform X1 — protein sequence MGRQTVCLPEDSDHAEISRLLTVTFPKMEDLCGGWLLHKAAGGSGRRKLTVIPPETEGYSVRALKAVSGAGKAIFYIVPLQETLDTSPLPPDSHHFSKMPKKTCYQCHEVMPLQMLAVHVRTCKGKLRSNETDNEDFELCIVESKCKVVSPICTNEFPEDEIAIHASLCGDSTESTMTAGHNSSCAPTQRPVWTPESTIGEIMAVSLAQGGPAPAFLK from the exons ATGGGAAGACAAACAGTGTGTCTTCCTGAAGACAGTGACCATGCAGAG ATTTCAAGGCTCTTGACTGTAACCTTTCCAAAAATGGAGGATCTTTGTGGAGGATGGCTCTTGCATAAAGCAGCAG GTGGCAGTGGCCGAAGAAAGCTCACTGTAATTCCACCAGAAACAGAAGGGTATTCTGTCAGAGCTCTTAAAGCTGTGTCAGGAGCAGGCAAAGCCATTTTTTACATAGTGCCACTTCAGGAGACATTAGACACATCTCCTCTGCCTCCTGACTCACATCACTTTTCAAAGATGCCAAAGAAGACATGTTACCAGTGTCATGAAGTGATGCCTTTGCAAATGCTTGCAGTACATGTCAGGACATGCAAGGGCAAATTGCGTTCTAATGAGACTGATAATGAG GACTTTGAGTTATGCATTGTGGAGAGCAAGTGCAAG GTGGTTAGTCCAATTTGCACCAATGAATTTCCAGAAGATGAGATCGCCATCCATGCTAGTCTGTGTGGAGATAG CACTGAAAGTACAATGACTGCAGGACATAACAGTTCATGTGCACCTACTCAAAGGCCAGTATGGACACCAGAGag CACTATTGGTGAGATAATGGCAGTCAGCCTCGCTCAAGGTGGACCAGCTCCTGCTTTTTTGAAATAA
- the LOC128523934 gene encoding uncharacterized protein LOC128523934 isoform X2: MGRQTVCLPEDSDHAEISRLLTVTFPKMEDLCGGWLLHKAAGGSGRRKLTVIPPETEGYSVRALKAVSGAGKAIFYIVPLQETLDTSPLPPDSHHFSKMPKKTCYQCHEVMPLQMLAVHVRTCKGKLRSNETDNEDFELCIVESKCKVVSPICTNEFPEDEIAIHASLCGDSTESTMTAGHNSSCAPTQRPVWTPESFMSFHVKSKLDKFHLKDS; this comes from the exons ATGGGAAGACAAACAGTGTGTCTTCCTGAAGACAGTGACCATGCAGAG ATTTCAAGGCTCTTGACTGTAACCTTTCCAAAAATGGAGGATCTTTGTGGAGGATGGCTCTTGCATAAAGCAGCAG GTGGCAGTGGCCGAAGAAAGCTCACTGTAATTCCACCAGAAACAGAAGGGTATTCTGTCAGAGCTCTTAAAGCTGTGTCAGGAGCAGGCAAAGCCATTTTTTACATAGTGCCACTTCAGGAGACATTAGACACATCTCCTCTGCCTCCTGACTCACATCACTTTTCAAAGATGCCAAAGAAGACATGTTACCAGTGTCATGAAGTGATGCCTTTGCAAATGCTTGCAGTACATGTCAGGACATGCAAGGGCAAATTGCGTTCTAATGAGACTGATAATGAG GACTTTGAGTTATGCATTGTGGAGAGCAAGTGCAAG GTGGTTAGTCCAATTTGCACCAATGAATTTCCAGAAGATGAGATCGCCATCCATGCTAGTCTGTGTGGAGATAG CACTGAAAGTACAATGACTGCAGGACATAACAGTTCATGTGCACCTACTCAAAGGCCAGTATGGACACCAGAGag ttttatgtcttttcatgtgaaatctaaattggacAAGTTTCATCTAAAAGACAGTTAA
- the LOC128530551 gene encoding zinc finger protein OZF-like has protein sequence MTNQEESQTDLHHCLECAKSFSQKKGLIAHQRIHRQDKPHQCSQCGKSFANMRNLKAHQHIHTGEKKPHQCSQCEKSFSYKYCLQQHQHIHTGEKPYQCSQCGKSFTQGKVLKEHQLIHRQDKPHQCSQCGKSFTHKYNLKQHQCIHTGDKPFHCSQRGKSFNQRASLRDHQRIHTGEKPYYCSECGKSFSNLSNFQQHQRIHTGNKPFHCSQCGKSFIQSGTLLKHQRIHTGEKPYYCLECAKSFSQEKDLTAHQLIHRQDKPHQCSQCGKSFNYKSGLQEHQRTHTGEKPYQCSQCGKSFTHNYNLKQHQRIHTGDKPFHCSQCGKSFTQRAGLQEHQRIHTGEKPYYCSECGKSFSNLSNLHQHQRIHTGEKPYHCSECGKSFSNLSNFHQHQRIHTGYKPFYCSQCGKSFNQRAPLLKHLRIHTGEKPYYCSECGKSFSNLRNFQQHQRIHTGEKPYYCSVCGNNFSRISSFNKHLRTHTEGEEKIVL, from the coding sequence ATGACGAATCAAGAAGAATCTCAGACAGATCTTCACCACTGCTTAGAGTGTGCAAAGAGTTTTAGTCAAAAGAAGGGTCTCATAGCACACCAGCGCATCCACAGACAAGACAAACcacatcagtgctcacagtgtgggaagagttttgctAACATGAGAAATTTGAAAGCACACCAGCACATTCATACAGGAGAGAAGAAGCcacatcagtgctcacagtgtgaaaAGAGTTTCAGTTATAAATATTGTCTCCAACAACatcagcacattcacacaggagagaagccctatcagtgctcacagtgtggaaagagttttacccAAGGGAAGGTTCTCAAAGAACACCAGCTCATCCACAGACAAGACAAACcacatcagtgctcacagtgtggaaagagtttcacTCATAAATATAATCTCAAGCAACATCAGTGTATTCACACAGGAGACAAACCGTTTCATTGTTCACAGcgtgggaagagttttaatcAAAGGGCCTCTCTTCGAGATCATCAGCGTATTCACACCGGGGAGAAGCCATATTACTGCtcagagtgtgggaagagttttagtAATTTGAGCAATTTCCAACAacatcagcgcattcacacaggaaacAAACCGTTTCACTGTTCACAGTGTGGAAAAAGTTTTATTCAAAGCGGCACTCTTTTGAAACATCAGCGTATTCACACTGGGGAGAAGCCGTATTACTGCTTAGAGTGTGCAAAGAGTTTTAGTCAAGAGAAGGATCTCACAGCACACCAGCTCATCCACAGACAAGACAAACcacatcagtgctcacagtgtggaaagagtttcaaTTATAAAAGtggtctccaagaacatcagcGCACtcatacaggagagaagccgtatcagtgctcacagtgtggaaagagtttcacTCATAATTATAATCTTAAGCAacatcagcgcattcacacaggagacaAACCGTTTCATtgttcacagtgtggaaagagttttactcaAAGAGCCGGTCTTCAAGAACATCAGCGTATTCACACTGGGGAGAAGCCATATTACTGCTCAGAGTGTGGGAAAAGTTTTAGTAATTTGAGCAATTTACATCAacatcagcgcattcacactggagagaagccatatcacTGCTCAGAGTGTGGGAAAAGTTTTAGTAATTTGAGCAATTTCCATCAacatcagcgcattcacactggataCAAACCGTTTTACtgttcacagtgtgggaagagttttaatcAAAGAGCCCCTCTTCTGAAACATCTGCGTATTCACACTGGGGAGAAGCCGTATTACTGCtcagagtgtgggaagagttttagtAATTTGAGGAATTTTCAacaacaccagcgcattcacactggagagaagccttaTTACTGCTCCGTGTGTGGAAATAATTTTTCTCGAATCAGCTCTTTTAATAAGCATCTACGTACGCATActgaaggagaggaaaaaaTAGTGCTGTGA
- the LOC128523966 gene encoding histone H1-like, protein MAEVAPAPAAAPAKAPKKKAASRPKKAGPSVGDLIVKAVSASKERNGMSLAALKKALAAGGYDVEKNKSRVKLAVNNLVKKAVLVQTKGTGASGSFKLNKKQTEAKKTAPKAKKPAAKKPAAAKKPKKVAAKKPAAAKKSPKKAKKPAAKKVTKSPKKAKKPATPKKAAKSPKKAKAVKPKTAKPKASKAAKPKAPKAKKAAPKKK, encoded by the coding sequence atggcagaAGTGGCTCCCGCGCCCGCCGCCGCGCCGGCCAAAGCGCCCAAGAAGAAAGCAGCTTCGCGGCCAAAGAAAGCCGGGCCTAGCGTCGGCGACCTGATCGTCAAAGCGGTTTCCGCGTCCAAGGAGAGGAATGGCATGTCTCTCGCTGCCCTGAAGAAAGCTCTGGCTGCCGGTGGATACGATGTGGAGAAGAACAAGTCCCGCGTCAAGCTCGCCGTCAACAATCTGGTGAAAAAAGCGGTCTTGGTTCAGACCAAAGGCACCGGCGCGTCTGGCTCTTTCAAGCTGAACAAGAAGCAGACCGAAGCCAAGAAAACTGCACCCAAAGCGAAGAAGCCGGCCGCCAAAAAGCCCGCAGCGGCGAAGAAGCCCAAGAAGGTAGCGGCCAAGAAACCCGCCGCCGCCAAGAAGTCTCCTAAGAAGGCAAAGAAACCTGCCGCCAAGAAAGTCACCAAGAGCCCCAAGAAGGCGAAAAAGCCGGCGACCCCTAAAAAGGCAGCGAAGAGCCCCAAGAAGGCGAAGGCGGTTAAGCCCAAGACTGCCAAGCCTAAAGCATCCAAGGCTGCCAAGCCTAAAGCGCCCAAAGCGAAAAAGGCAGCTCCTAAAAAGAagtaa
- the LOC128524048 gene encoding histone H2A-like, with amino-acid sequence MSGRGKTGGKARAKAKTRSSRAGLQFPVGRVHRLLRKGNYAERVGAGAPVYLAAVLEYLTAEILELAGNAARDNKKTRIIPRHLQLAVRNDEELNKLLGGVTIAQGGVLPNIQAVLLPKKTEKPAKSK; translated from the coding sequence ATGTCTGGAAGAGGCAAAACCGGCGGAAAGGCTCGTGCTAAGGCCAAGACTCGCTCATCCAGAGCCGGTCTGCAGTTCCCCGTGGGCCGAGTCCACAGGCTTCTCCGTAAAGGGAATTACGCCGAGCGCGTTGGTGCCGGCGCTCCGGTCTATTTGGCCGCTGTGCTGGAGTATCTGACTGCTGAGATTCTGGAGTTGGCTGGTAACGCCGCCCGCGACAACAAGAAGACCCGTATCATTCCCCGGCACCTGCAGCTCGCCGTGCGTAACGATGAGGAGCTGAACAAACTGCTCGGCGGAGTGACCATCGCTCAGGGTGGTGTGCTGCCCAATATCCAGGCTGTGCTTCTGCCCAAGAAGACCGAGAAGCCGGCCAAGTCCAAGTAA